CAAGACACAAGTTATTCCAAGCTGGTCGCTGTACGCACCTACAATACCCTGGACATTTCTGAAGTCTCAACGACCATTACCGCGTTTTTAAGTGAAATGAATATACCCTTGGAAGGTATAGATTTAGTAGTGCTTGGCAACAACGGAGATTCAGAGTACGACAGGTATTACCATAATTTAAGCGCAGGTCTGTTCAAAGACATTTCCCAGATTGCTTACAAGCATTTGTCCGGTGAATACGATACTGCCACGGGATTTGCATTTTGGGTAGCGAACAAAGTATTTAAAACACAATCCGTTCCAGAAGTTCTTCGTTTAAATAAGTTGAAAACTGCGAAACCTCAACGAATTTTAATCTACAACCAATACCGCGGTAAAAACCATAGCCTAGTAGTACTTGAAAAATGTTAAGGCGTAGAACCATAAATACCCTAACGCTCATCACCCTTGTGGTACTGGCCATAGCTTCTTTTTATTACGTTATCCCTTTTTGGATATTTGTAATTGTGGGCCTCTTTTGGTTCTTAATTACCCTATGTGGTTCATTTCTTATTCGTTGGAACTATCATTATACCTCTACCCATTCCAATAAAAATGTTTCGGATAATTGTATAGCCATCACTTTTGATGATGGTCCGCATCCAGAATTTACACCTCAAATTCTGAAACTTCTAGAAAAGTATGGCGCCAAAGCAACTTTTTTCTGTATTGGCAAGAACGTAGAAGACCATCCAGCGTTATTTAAGGCTATAATTGCGGCCGGCCACACCGTGGGAAACCATACCTATTCGCATTCTAAGTCCTTCGGATTCTTTTCTACTGAGCGAGTCGTTCAGGAACTTCAGAAAACAAATGCCATTGTACAGGAATTAATAGGGAAACGAATGAAACTTTATCGCCCCGCATTCGCGGTGACCAACCCAAGTATTGAAAAGGCGGTAAAACAACTTCAACTAGATTCCATTGGTTGGAATGTGCGCTCTTTGGATACCACGCCTAGAAGTAGCTCCAGCGTTTTAAATCGAATAACTTCCAAAGTCACAAAAGGAGATATTGTACTCTTGCATGATACCAGCGACAAAACAGTAATTGTTTTGGAACAGTTATTGTTATTTTTGAAAGAGAGAGAATTAAAGTCGGTTACTGTGGACCATCTCCTTCAATTGCCAGCCTATGTATAGAATATTATTTGTCTTTTTACTTGCAGTCTGTACCGTTGAGGCGCAAACGCCGATGAATGCGAATGAAGCAGCAACACTACGCGCTACAGTAAAAGAAAAGGCAGCAGCTACCAAAACCATCACTAGTGATTTTATCCAATACAAACACTTAGATTTTCTATCCGACGATATTAAATCCACCGGGAAGTTGGCGTTTATGGCTCCGGAAAAGGTAAAATGGGAATATACTACTCCTTTCGCGTACAGCGTACTTTTTAAAAATGAAAAACTGTTTGTCAACGATGATGGAAATAAAAGCGCTATGGATTTAAGTTCCAACAAGCTTTTTAAACAATTGAACAGATTGATTACGGCAAGTATCAGTGGAGATATGTTTCTATCGGAAGAATTTGATATTTCCTATTTTAAGGTAGATGGTAAAAACAGGGTTTATTTTATACCGAAGGATAGTCAATTTGCAACATTTATAAAAGCCTTTCATATCACTTTCTCCAATAGTGGGGAAGTTACTCAAGTAAAGATGATAGAACCCAGTGATGACTACACTAAAATTACTTTTAGCAACAGAATAGAGAACCAAGCCATTCCTGATGCGGTTTTTAATCAGTAGTCTTATTCTATTGCTTGTAGGATGTGGTTCCTATTCAGCTAAAATGGGATTTACCGAGGCGGATAGCATGGCATTAACGGTAAGCAACCCCTATTTTTTCGATACAAACACAGATTATGTCTACAAAGCAAAGATTAAAGTATTCAATAACGATTTAGGAGGAATCCTCATTATAAAAAAAACAGCACCTGCGGCTCACCGTATCGTTTTTACCACCGAACTAGGGAATACCATTTTTGATTTTTCAATTATTGATAACGAGTTTAAAGTAAATCGTGTATTAAAAGAGATAGACCGGAAAATTCTCCTGAATATTCTTGAAAAGGACTTTAAAAGCTTACTTCACGAACAAGCCGAAATAACCAAAAATTACACCGATGGTCATAGCACCATCTCAGCTGCCACTATCTATGGAAAACCACATTTTTACACCTTTAAAGAAACGCAATTAGAACGTATTACAAGAGTGGGAGGCCAAAAAGAAAAAGTGGTTTTCCTGTTCTCGGAAATAAGTAATAACATTGCAAAGCATATTCAAATCAACCATAAAAACTTAAGGTTTCAAATTGAATTAAAGGCATTTGAATAACAGGTAAGTAGTACAAAAATAGCACACTATGTTGATAAAGGGTTTATATGAATTACTAAGTTATGACTACCAAGAAGGACATATTGAAGCTAAGGTAAAGCTGAATAAAACGCATGAAATTTTTGAGGGGCACTTCCCTGGTCATCCCGTATTACCAGGAGTTTGCGTCATACAAATGATTAAAGAATTCACGGAAAAGGCACTGAACAAAAAGCTTTTACTCGCCGTGGCCTCAAACGTTAAATTCATGGCGGTTATCAATCCAGAAAAAAACGATATCATAAATTTTAAGCTAGACCTCACGGAAGTAGGCAATGAAATTAAAGTAAAGAACACCGTTAGTTTTGACGATACCTTGGCATTAAAATTGAGTGCTACTTTCAAAAATAGAGCGTAATGCACAAATTAATTTTACTTCTTCTAGGTACTTTATCTTTCGGGATATCGCTCTCCGAGGTTCGTGAAGTATATCCCAAAGCTCAAGAAAGCCCTGAAATAACGGAGACCCTATTTTCAACATTGTCCAATCTGAAAGACACGGATAACCACATCCTTCTGGCCTATAAAGGAGCTGTGCATACCCTAAAAGCAAAGCATAGTAAAGGCATTAAGATTAAAAAAGAGTTTTTCAAGGATGGCGTTGCGCTTCTAGAGACTGCATTGAAGGCCTCGCCAGATAATGTAGAAATACATTTTGTTCGGTTAACGGTGCAAGAAAACGCTCCAAAAATTGTGCGGTACAACCAACAAATTGAAGCCGATAAAAACTTTATCTTAAAAAAATACAGAACTATCAAAGACCAAGAGTTAAAAAGTATGATCAAAAAATATTGCATAAACTCAACTCTTTTTTCACAGACAGAAAAGCAATTATTCTAGGGGCTCCCTTATACGTATCTTTGTCCTAGAAATACCAACGACCTGTAACGGCGGTAAAACCGTAATAAGTGGCAGAAATTAAAACTTCTATACATGAAAGAATGCAACAACTGGGCTGTTGTGTTCTAGTACCAACTTATAACAATGACAAAACCCTAGCAAGAGTGCTACAGGGTATTCTAGAATTTACCACGAATATCATAGTTATAAACGATGGCGCAACGGACAATACCCAGGAGGTTTTAAAAAGTTTCCCCCAAGTGCCACAAGTGCATCTACCCCATAACAAAGGAAAAGGAAATGCCCTTAGAATAGGTTTTAAGAAAGCTTTGGAGCTTAAGTATTCCTATGCAATTACCATAGATTCCGATGGCCAACACTTCCCAGAGGATATCATTGTATTTCTCAGTGCTTTAGAAAAAGAAACTACCAAAAATATCCTTTACATCGGTGCAAGAAATATGGAACAGTCCGATGTTCCCGGCAAAAGTAGTTTCGGCAATAAATTCTCTAACTTCTGGTTTTGGTTTGAAACCGGAAATTGGCTAGCGGACACCCAATGTGGTTATCGGTTATACCCTTTAAAGGAAATTGAGAAGCTAAACCTGTTTACCCCTAAATTCGAATTTGAAATAGAGGTCATTGTAAAGGCGGCCTGGAACGGAACTTTGGTCAAGAATGTGCCGGTCAAAATTCTGTACGATGAAGAAGAGCGGGTTACACACTTTAGAACGGTTCCCGATTTTACACGTATAAGCATACTCAATACCTGGTTTGTTCTTGTTGCAATTTTTTATATTAAGCCAAGGGATTTTTATAGACGTTTAAAGCAAAGGGGGATGAAAAAATTTCTTTTAGAAGATGTATTAGGCAGTACGGATGCTCCATCAAAAAAAGCATTTTCGATTGCACTAGGAGTCTTTATAGGTTTAAGCCCGTTTTGGGGACTTCATACGCTTCTGGTACTTCTACTCGCCTTTGTGTTTAAACTGAACAAACCCATTGCATTCGCCTTTTCCAACGTAAGTCTACCTCCTTTTATCCCATTCATCGTATTTTTTAGCTTACAAATAGGCGGATGGATTTTGGGGGAGCCACTTTCTTTATCACTAGACTCCATTACTACAGATTTTGATTTTCTTATCCATCTAAAAACCTACATTTTGGGCAGTCTGGTATTGGCAGTACTTGGGGCTTTGGTTTTAGGCGTAATAGGGTATCTTATGCTATTGTATTTAGGAAAACGGAAAATAGCCGTCAACAATGGGTAATATCTTGTTCAGGACATACCGTGGCATTTTAAAAAATAAAATAGTAAGTATTCTAGCGCTGATTTCAGTAGTGGGTCTACTTGTTTTTCTTGCTTCAAAAATTCGCTTTGAAGACGATATCACCTCCTTAATCCCCTCTAACGAAGAAACCCAGCGGGTACAAAAAGTCCTAAAGTCCATTTCCTTTACGGACAAAATTATAGTGAATATTGAAAAAAGTCCGGAAGCTTCGGTAGATGAGCTTACACAATACGCTGCGGATTTTATAGACAGTGTTCAGAAAAACCATGCATTACATATAAAGCATATTCAAGGTAAAGTAGCAGATGCGCAAATTTTAAAGACCTTTGATTTTGTCTATGACCATCTGCCACTTTTTTTGGATAAAAGCGATTATGATTCCATTAATCAGAAATTATCAAAAGACACCGTATCGGCGATAATGACTCAAAACTACAGGACTCTTATATCGCCCTCGGGAATAATAGCAAAAAAGAGTATCCTTAAAGATCCTTTGGGACTTTCCTTTGTCGCCTTAAAAAAATTACAACAACTAGGTGTTGCAGAAAATTTTAAACTGAAGAACGGGTTTTTAGTGAATAATGCGGAGACCAATATCTTACTTTTTATAACTCCTGTACACCCTTCTAGTGCCACTGTAGAAAACAAACCATTATCCGACGGGCTCTATAAATTACAAGAAGCGCTACAAAAAAACTATAGCTCAAGAATTGAAGTTTCCTTTTTTGGTGCTGCCTTGGTAGCTGTGGCCAATGCTGGACAAATAAAAAGTGATATACAATTTACCGTGAGTATAGCTATGACGCTTCTGGTTCTTTTACTCATACTTTTTTATAAAGAGATTAGACTTCCATTAATTCTATTTGCTCCCACAATATTTGGAGCCTTAATGGCTTTGGTCTTTCTGTATTTCATACGACCCCATATTTCTGCTATTTCTTTAGGCATTGGTGCAATTTTACTAGGCGTCACTTTAGACTATGCCTTGCATATCCTTACCCATATTCGCAATGGCAGAACGGTAGAGGAATTGTACGCAGAAGTTGCTCCTTCTATACTCATGAGTAGCCTTACCACGGCAGCTGCCTTTCTTTGCCTACTGTTCTTGGATTCACAAGCGCTTCAAGATTTAGGGATTTTTGCAGCAGTAAGCGTTACAGGGGCCTCTCTATTTGCGCTACTTTTTATTCCCGTGGTTTATAGACCAAAAACGCTTCAGGTTCCCAAAGAAAATCTGCTAGACCGTATCGCTTCATTAGATTTGCACAAAAACAAACTGGCTTTAGGGTTCTTGGTCTTAGCATGTGTAACCAGTGTTATCACCTATAAAGATGTAGTATTCAATCAAGATATCAGTAAGCTCAACTATGAGTCGGAAGTATTGTCAAAAGCTCGTGAAAAATTAGAGGAACTTACCGACATCGCCTCTAAATCCGTTTACCTAAGCACCTATGGGGACGATGAGGAAAAAGTATTGCAACGTAACGATGCCATTTTTAAAGAACTACAACAGTTAAAAAAAGACAAGGTCCTTATTAATTTTACTTCGGCCGGAAGCCTGGTAAGATCAATAAAAAAACAGGAGCAAAAAATTAGGGATTGGGAAGCGTTTTGGTACAGCCAAAAAATAGATACCCTACGGAGTAATTTAGTTACCAATAGTTCTAATTTAGGCTTTAAACCCAATACATTTGATTCCTTCTTTGATTGGCTACAAACAGATTTTAAAACTGTGGCTCCGAAAGAATTTGAGGTCATACCTGCGTTCTCCACCTCGGATTATATTGTAAAAGACGAAAATGTGACCACCATAACCTCACTTTTAAAACTAAAGGATGAAAACTTTGACACCGTTACGGCCCGTTTTAAAAACCTGGAAAAAACACTTCTAATAAACAGAAAGCAGGTAAATGAATCGTTCTTGGGAAGTTTAAAAGATGATTTTAACAGCTTACTCCGTTATTCGCTTATAACTGTTTTAATAATTCTTCTTTTGTTTTATAGAAGTATCTCGTTAACCCTTATCACCGCTATCCCCATATTTTTAACCTGGTTTTTGACCGTAGGTATTATGGGGTTACTTCATATTGAATTCAATATTTTCAATATCATTATCTGCAGCTTTATTTTTGGACTGGGTGTGGATTACAGCATCTTTATGACCAACGGCCTTTTGGCGGAATATAGAACGGGTAATAAAGTACTCCCTACACACAAAACCTCAATTATCCTTTCCGTAATAACTACGATTGCTGGCGTGGGTGTTATGATATTTGCCAAACATCCTGCTTTGTACACCATATCAAAAGTATCGCTTATTGGAATTTTTTCTGCGGCATTCGTTTCTTTTACAGTGCAACCCCTGCTGTTCCGTCTATTTGTTGGAAATACTGGAAAAAGACCTACATCATTACGCTATTTCGTGCACTCCGTACTTTCCTTTACGTATTTTGGGATTATAGGACTTCTATTTTCCCTATATGCATGGATAGTCATGAAACTTAGGCCGAATAGCCTTCATGGAGCGAATGTAGGTTTTCATAAATGGATTTCTAAATTTATGGGCTCCGTACTGTACACCAACCCTTTTGTTAGCAAGAAAGTGCTAAACCCTCACGAGGAAAACTTTAAGAAGCCGGCAGTGATTATTGCCAACCATACTTCTTTTTTAGATATTCTTTGTATTGGGATGCTGCATCCTAAAATGATTTTCTTGGTGAACGACTGGGTTTATAACTCCCCTATTTTTGGAAGCGCTGCTAAGCTTGTAGGAGCCTATCCCGTATCCGGGGGAGTAGAAAACGGAGAGGCTTTTCTTAAGAGGAAAGTGGAACAAGGATTTTCCATCATCGCATTTCCCGAAGGCACCCGCTCCACAACTAATAAAATTAAACGATTTCACAAAGGCGCCTTTTATTTGGCGCAACAGTTTCATCTAGATATTATACCCATTCTCATTCACGGCAATTCTGAAGTATTACCTAAGGGAAGCTTTGTAATCCGTGATGGTAGTATAACCGTAGAGCTATTACCTCGGATAACTCCAGATAATCATACCTATGGCAGCAATTATACGCAGCAAGGAAAACTAATCGGAGCCTATTTTAGAAATGAATTCAGACGTCTAAGAAATCAGATTGAGACAGAAACATATTGGCACAAAACAGTGTTGGAGCATTACCGGTACAAAGGGGCCACCTATTATAGTGAAGTGAAAGACGATTTGAAGGATTTTGCATCGACCTACCATGAAATAACTAATCTGATCGGAGAAAAGGATACAATACTACATTTATCGGAAGATAAAGGACAATTAGATTTGATTCTGGCACTAGATAGTATAGACCGTAAAATATTTTCCTACTTAAAAGATAGCAGTGCAAGTGCTAGATTAAAACATAATTTTTTGACCCATCAATACAGCAAAATAAAGGTTTTTGATACGCTTACTACCGCACTTGAAACATCAGCCTCAGTCCTTATTCTCAATATAAAAGACTTAGACCTCAACAAGCTTCATACTAAAATAAGCAAGGAAATCACTACCTTAATCTTATTGAAAGCGAGTAGAAATCTGAACCTAGCTCAACTAGCGCTGAAGGATTTTTCTGTTCGTATCCAAAATGATACATTTATCGTACTTATAAAAGAAAGCCTTAAATGAAATCGCATTACAACGTTGTTATTATTGGAAGTGGCATGGGAGGATTGGTTGCCGCCAATATTTTGGCGCGCGAAGGGCGTAGTGTATGTGTCTTGGAGAAAAACAATCAATACGGTGGCAACTTACAGACCTTTGTTAGGGAGCGTACTATTTTTGATACGGGCGTACATTATCTGGGTGGGCTCTCAAAAGGGCAAAACCTATATCGGTATTTTGAATATTTGGATATTCTGGATGGGCTACATTTAAAAAAACTGAACGAAGATGGTTTTGATATTATCACTTTTGATAATGATACGGTTTCCTATCCGCATGCACAGGGTTACGATAACTTTATAAGACAATTGACAAAGCAATTTCCCGAAGAGAAAAAAGCTATTGAAACCTACTGTAACAAACTCAAAGAAGTCTGCCATAAATTTCCGCTCTATAACCTAGAGGAGGGGAAACCCTATGGAAACGACGCAGAAATATTTCAACAATCCGCAAAGGATTATATAGAGCGTATTACCACGAATAAAAAACTGAGAGCTGTACTAGCGGGGTCTAATCTGTTATATGCCGGTGACCCCGATAAAACACCCTTATACGTACACGCACTTTCTATAAACTCCTACATAGAAAGTGCTTACCGCTGTGCGGATGGTGGAAGCCAAATTACCAAACTACTTCTAAAGCGATTGAAAGAGAACGGTGGGGAAGCCTATAAACACAGTGAAGTAGTAAACATGACCTGTGAAAATAAGCAGCTTAAATCCGTACAGATTAAGGATGGTAGCGTCGTGACAGGAGATGTGTTCATCTCCAATATTGAGCCCAAACACACCTTAAAAATGATTGGGGAGGAACACTTCAGAAAATCGTATACCCATAGAATACAAGAGATGGAGAGTACCATATCTGCCTTTAGCATTCATATTGTCCTTAAACCAAAGACCTTTAAATACCTGAATAAGAATTACTATCATTTTAAAGATTACCAAAAGGTTTGGGAGGGTCATAAATATACTGAAGAAAGCTGGCCAGAGACGTACATGGTTTCTATGGGCGTTCGTAAAAACCAAGGGGAATGGGGAGAACAATTAACGGCCATAACGTACATGAATTACGATGAAGTAGCAGCATGGGAAGATACGTTCAATACCGTAGCCCATAAAAATGAGCGTGGACAAGATTATGAGGAGTTTAAAAAAGAAAAGACAGAGAAATTACTGGACGAACTAGAGAAAAAATTTCCCGATTTAAGAAATTGCATACAATCCATTTATACATCTACGCCACTTTCCTATAGAGATTATATTGGTTGCAATAAAGGCTCCATGTATGGCTATGTAAAAGATGTAAACGACCCGTTGAAGTCATTCATTTCACCGAGAACAAAAATCAGTAACCTATATTTTACCGGGCAAAGTCTTAACATGCATGGCATCTTGGGTGTAACCATTAGCGGAGTGGTCACTTGTTCGGAGATTTTAGGGGGAGAATATCTCATAAATAAAATAAAGGGTACTCCCTTAAAACAAAATAAAGAAACAATCACTGCCTAATGGGAACGTTTAAGACATCTGCCGTGCCTGTATTGGAACATATTTCCAAAAAAGACTTTATTCAGCACTATTATAAACCTCAAAAGCCAGTGCTAATTAAAGGGTTGACCAAAAATTGGCCAGCTTTCAAAAAATGGTCCTTAGATTATATACAAGATAAAGCAGGCGACCAAATTGTACCGTTATACAATAATGAACCGGCAAAAGATAAACAGAGTGTCTATGCACCCGTAAAGGAAATGAAGCTGAAGGATTATATAGAAATCCTAAAAACAGAACCTACAGACCTTAGAATCTTTTTTTATGAGATTTTAAAAAAAATGCCTGAGCTGACAAAGGATTTCACGTATCCCGATATTGGACTCAAATTCTTTAAAAAATTACCCGCTTTGTTTTTTGGGGGCGGAGCCTCCAAAGTCTTTATGCATTATGATATTGACCTACCGGATAGCATGCATTTTCATTTTGATGGACACAAGCACGTAACACTCTTTTCACCCGAGCAAACAAAATACCTCTATAGAGTGCCCTACTCCATTCATAATTTAGAATCGATAGATATGGATAATCCGGATTTTGAAAAATATCCCGCTTTAAAACGTGCAGAGGGCATTACCGCTGAGATGGCACACGGAGATGCACTCTTTATGCCTAGTGGCTATTGGCATTATATTAAATATTTAGATGGAGGTTTCTCCATGACCTTAAGGGCTTTGCCGCGCCATCCAAAAAGATTTGCGAACATGTTGTACAACGTGCTTATCATGCGAAATTTCGATAATTTTACTCGAAAATACTGGGGTCAGAAATGGCTCGATTACAAAGATGAATTGGCCATAAAAAGAACACATAAGAACTTAAACAACATTTAACCCAAGTGGCGTATACCGCAAATTTGTTCCGCAATCTTTTCATCATTGTCTGTGCAATAGGTCTAAACTCCTGTGGCGTATCCAAATCGCTTAAGGAAAACTTGGATGTTTCACAATACGAAACACCAATACCGGAGCGTGTGCAGCTTAATGATAGTACCTTCAGTATTTCGGACAATTTTCTTCGGAAAAACGAACAAGGGCTTTGGGAACTCTATGTTAGTGGTAATCCGTTGGAAATAGGACTAAAAACAGGTAGTCTTACACAAGAACTATTCAACGAACAGGAAGATATTTTTATCAAAAAAATTGACGAATTGGTTCCTTCTAAAGGATACCAGAATCTATTGCGAAAATTTTTGGCATGGTTCAACAGAAAAATGTACCTAAACATAGACGAGCAATTTAAAGTAGAGCTTTTTGGTGTTTCTAAATATGCCTCTCCAAATTACGATTACGTAGCCAAGCCCTACCAGCGGGTTATGTACTTTCATGGCGCGCATGATATTGGCCATGCACTTCAGGATTTAGCTTTGGTGGGTTGTTCTTCTTTTGCTGCGTGGGGCAACCAGACGCAGGATGGAAAGTTATTGATAGGAAGAAATTTCGACTTTTATGCAGGGGACGATTTTGCCAAAAACAAAATCATAGCCTTTATAGCACCGGACAAAGGGCATTCCTTTATGTCCGTAACCTGGGGCGGAATGATAGGAGTAGTGTCCGGTATGAACGACCAAGGATTAACCGTTACCATCAACGCGGGCAAATCGCAATTTCCTTTGATTGCTAAGACACCCGTTTCTTTGGTGACCCGAGAAATTTTGCAGTATGCAGCAACCATTGAGGAGGCTATCGCCATAGCCAAAAAAAGAGAAGTTTTTGTATCGGAATCCATTTTTGTAGGCAGTGCAAAAGATAAAAAAGCAGCTATTATTGAAGTCTCTCCTCAAAAATTCGGGGTATACGAAGTGCAAAATTCAAATCAATTGATTTGTGCCAATCACTTCCAAAGTGCCGCCTACCAAAACGATAAAAAGAATCAAAGACACATCCTTGAAAGTCATTCACAGTACCGTTACGAACGCATGGAAGAACTGTTACAAGAATCCTCAAAAGTAGACCAAAAAGCCGTTGTTGACATTCTTCGTGATAGAGAAGGATTGGGTGACAAAAAAATCGGCTACGGCAATGAAAAAGCGTTGAATCAATTATTGGCGCATCACGGGATAGTTTTTAAGCCCGAAGACCTGATGGTATGGGTATCTAGCAATCCCTATCAAATGGGTGAGTTTGTAGCATACGATTTAAAGAAAATATTCCAAAGGGACAATAGCCCCGAGCCTACTGAAATTATCGCCACGAGTGATGCAAATATCGGAGCGGATTCTTTTTTGAAAACTGTGGCTTATAAAGATTATGAGCGTTATCGGATATTACGGAATGACATAGAAACTGCCATCAACGATAAATCGCATATTGAACCGTCAAAACTGGAGCAATTGATTGCGTTGAATCCTAACTTTTGGGAAGGCTATTACCTAGCGGGCATATACAATTACCAAAAAGGATATGAGGCAGTGGCCCGCTCCTATTTTTTAGCAGCGGAACAAAAAGAAATTACAACCGTTCCTGATAGGGAATCGATAGCGCGTTATATTCGTAAAATAAATAGAAGGTAGTATATGGTTCCTGAAATTGAAACGGCACAGATAGAGGAGATTAAACTACTCCAAGAGCGGAAGTTGGCAGCACTTATCTCTTATTTGGCAGATAAGTCACCTTTTTACCAAAAGCTTTTCAAAACCAATAATATTGATATAACCGGTATAAGAAAAATCGAAGATCTCGCAAAAATACCTACATCCGATAAGGACGACCTTCAACAACAAAATGAGGATTTTTTCTGTGTTCCTAGAACAGAAATCATTGATTATGTAACTACCTCAGGTACGCTAGGTGATCCAGTAACCATTGGCTTAACAGATACGGATTTAGAACGCTTGGCCTATAATGAAGCTATTTCCTTCGCCTGTGCAGGGGTGCAGAAGGATGACATCCTACAATTAACGACCACTATTGACCGAAGGTTCATGGCCGGCTTGGCCTATTTCTTGGGAGCGCGTAAATTAGGAGCGGGAATTATCCGAGTGGGTGCAGGAATCCCTGAATTACAATGGGACACCATCCTCAAGTTTAAGCCTACCTATCTCATCATAGTGCCATCCTTTCTATTAAAATTAATCGAATACGCCAAGGCCCATAATATCGACTATAAAAAATCCGGCATCAAAGCGGCTATTTGCATAGGAGAAGCTTTACGCGATCAGGATTTTGAATTGAACGTCTTAGGGAATAGAATTAAATCAGAATGGGATATAGCCCTATATTCCACCTATGCCTCGACAGAAATGAGTACAGCATTTACCGAATGCTCGGAGCAACAGGGCGGACACTTGCATCCGGAATTGCTCATTGCCGAAATACTAGATGA
This genomic window from Maribacter sp. MJ134 contains:
- a CDS encoding DUF2062 domain-containing protein, with the translated sequence MQQLGCCVLVPTYNNDKTLARVLQGILEFTTNIIVINDGATDNTQEVLKSFPQVPQVHLPHNKGKGNALRIGFKKALELKYSYAITIDSDGQHFPEDIIVFLSALEKETTKNILYIGARNMEQSDVPGKSSFGNKFSNFWFWFETGNWLADTQCGYRLYPLKEIEKLNLFTPKFEFEIEVIVKAAWNGTLVKNVPVKILYDEEERVTHFRTVPDFTRISILNTWFVLVAIFYIKPRDFYRRLKQRGMKKFLLEDVLGSTDAPSKKAFSIALGVFIGLSPFWGLHTLLVLLLAFVFKLNKPIAFAFSNVSLPPFIPFIVFFSLQIGGWILGEPLSLSLDSITTDFDFLIHLKTYILGSLVLAVLGALVLGVIGYLMLLYLGKRKIAVNNG
- a CDS encoding 3-hydroxyacyl-ACP dehydratase — encoded protein: MLIKGLYELLSYDYQEGHIEAKVKLNKTHEIFEGHFPGHPVLPGVCVIQMIKEFTEKALNKKLLLAVASNVKFMAVINPEKNDIINFKLDLTEVGNEIKVKNTVSFDDTLALKLSATFKNRA
- a CDS encoding LolA family protein, giving the protein MYRILFVFLLAVCTVEAQTPMNANEAATLRATVKEKAAATKTITSDFIQYKHLDFLSDDIKSTGKLAFMAPEKVKWEYTTPFAYSVLFKNEKLFVNDDGNKSAMDLSSNKLFKQLNRLITASISGDMFLSEEFDISYFKVDGKNRVYFIPKDSQFATFIKAFHITFSNSGEVTQVKMIEPSDDYTKITFSNRIENQAIPDAVFNQ
- a CDS encoding 1-acyl-sn-glycerol-3-phosphate acyltransferase, with translation MGNILFRTYRGILKNKIVSILALISVVGLLVFLASKIRFEDDITSLIPSNEETQRVQKVLKSISFTDKIIVNIEKSPEASVDELTQYAADFIDSVQKNHALHIKHIQGKVADAQILKTFDFVYDHLPLFLDKSDYDSINQKLSKDTVSAIMTQNYRTLISPSGIIAKKSILKDPLGLSFVALKKLQQLGVAENFKLKNGFLVNNAETNILLFITPVHPSSATVENKPLSDGLYKLQEALQKNYSSRIEVSFFGAALVAVANAGQIKSDIQFTVSIAMTLLVLLLILFYKEIRLPLILFAPTIFGALMALVFLYFIRPHISAISLGIGAILLGVTLDYALHILTHIRNGRTVEELYAEVAPSILMSSLTTAAAFLCLLFLDSQALQDLGIFAAVSVTGASLFALLFIPVVYRPKTLQVPKENLLDRIASLDLHKNKLALGFLVLACVTSVITYKDVVFNQDISKLNYESEVLSKAREKLEELTDIASKSVYLSTYGDDEEKVLQRNDAIFKELQQLKKDKVLINFTSAGSLVRSIKKQEQKIRDWEAFWYSQKIDTLRSNLVTNSSNLGFKPNTFDSFFDWLQTDFKTVAPKEFEVIPAFSTSDYIVKDENVTTITSLLKLKDENFDTVTARFKNLEKTLLINRKQVNESFLGSLKDDFNSLLRYSLITVLIILLLFYRSISLTLITAIPIFLTWFLTVGIMGLLHIEFNIFNIIICSFIFGLGVDYSIFMTNGLLAEYRTGNKVLPTHKTSIILSVITTIAGVGVMIFAKHPALYTISKVSLIGIFSAAFVSFTVQPLLFRLFVGNTGKRPTSLRYFVHSVLSFTYFGIIGLLFSLYAWIVMKLRPNSLHGANVGFHKWISKFMGSVLYTNPFVSKKVLNPHEENFKKPAVIIANHTSFLDILCIGMLHPKMIFLVNDWVYNSPIFGSAAKLVGAYPVSGGVENGEAFLKRKVEQGFSIIAFPEGTRSTTNKIKRFHKGAFYLAQQFHLDIIPILIHGNSEVLPKGSFVIRDGSITVELLPRITPDNHTYGSNYTQQGKLIGAYFRNEFRRLRNQIETETYWHKTVLEHYRYKGATYYSEVKDDLKDFASTYHEITNLIGEKDTILHLSEDKGQLDLILALDSIDRKIFSYLKDSSASARLKHNFLTHQYSKIKVFDTLTTALETSASVLILNIKDLDLNKLHTKISKEITTLILLKASRNLNLAQLALKDFSVRIQNDTFIVLIKESLK
- a CDS encoding polysaccharide deacetylase family protein, whose translation is MLRRRTINTLTLITLVVLAIASFYYVIPFWIFVIVGLFWFLITLCGSFLIRWNYHYTSTHSNKNVSDNCIAITFDDGPHPEFTPQILKLLEKYGAKATFFCIGKNVEDHPALFKAIIAAGHTVGNHTYSHSKSFGFFSTERVVQELQKTNAIVQELIGKRMKLYRPAFAVTNPSIEKAVKQLQLDSIGWNVRSLDTTPRSSSSVLNRITSKVTKGDIVLLHDTSDKTVIVLEQLLLFLKERELKSVTVDHLLQLPAYV